The proteins below come from a single Pedobacter aquae genomic window:
- a CDS encoding molybdopterin molybdotransferase MoeA, producing the protein MISYQKALEIIQSKAKSFGTEEVHLDDALDRILAEDIFANRDFPPFNRAAMDGIAIHIQDLEKGISSYHIAETIYAGDDSFKKLESGECYKIMTGAAVPESANIVIRNEDILFENGTAKLNIDSSKIYQNIAKKGQDLKKSELVLPQESQINTAKIGLLAALGKHTLKVQKLPQVAVLTTGNEVVPVHQTASATQINNSNLHLLKALLRKLGINPIKAEHLADEKDIIRTALKDALSADIIILNGGVSAGDADFIPEILEELGVKKLFHKVAIRPGKPIWCGYLNDKMIFALPGNPFSCLVTFKIFVEPFIFSCLGIHNHDEQLPLSFTRKGKTSLDEFFPVFNTQKELQYLPINGSGDIRLGLQANAVAWHPAEITDLEKGASVFFKSLQ; encoded by the coding sequence ATGATTTCTTACCAAAAGGCGCTGGAAATTATCCAATCAAAAGCAAAATCTTTTGGTACTGAAGAGGTGCATTTAGACGATGCTTTAGACCGTATTTTAGCTGAAGATATTTTTGCCAATAGAGATTTCCCTCCTTTTAACAGAGCCGCTATGGACGGTATCGCCATCCACATCCAAGATTTAGAAAAAGGTATTTCATCATACCATATTGCAGAAACCATTTATGCCGGAGACGATAGCTTTAAAAAACTAGAAAGTGGCGAATGCTATAAAATCATGACAGGTGCTGCTGTTCCTGAAAGTGCCAATATCGTCATCCGTAACGAGGATATTTTGTTTGAAAATGGAACAGCAAAATTAAACATTGACAGTTCTAAAATCTATCAAAATATTGCCAAAAAGGGGCAAGATTTAAAAAAAAGCGAATTGGTTTTACCCCAAGAAAGCCAAATTAATACAGCAAAAATTGGCTTATTAGCCGCCTTAGGGAAACATACATTAAAAGTACAAAAACTGCCTCAAGTTGCTGTGCTAACTACAGGGAACGAGGTTGTACCGGTTCATCAAACAGCATCAGCAACGCAGATAAACAATAGCAACTTACATTTATTAAAAGCTTTACTTAGAAAACTAGGAATAAATCCTATAAAAGCAGAGCATCTTGCTGATGAAAAAGATATCATCAGAACAGCTCTTAAAGATGCGCTTAGCGCCGATATTATCATTTTAAATGGCGGTGTTTCTGCCGGAGATGCAGATTTTATACCAGAAATTTTAGAAGAATTAGGTGTAAAAAAGCTTTTTCATAAAGTAGCTATAAGACCGGGGAAACCAATTTGGTGCGGATATTTGAATGATAAAATGATTTTTGCCTTACCGGGAAATCCTTTCTCTTGTTTAGTTACTTTTAAGATTTTTGTTGAACCTTTTATTTTTTCTTGTTTAGGGATACATAATCATGATGAACAGTTACCTTTAAGTTTTACAAGGAAAGGAAAAACATCATTAGATGAGTTTTTTCCTGTTTTCAACACCCAAAAAGAACTACAATATTTGCCTATAAATGGCTCCGGAGATATTAGATTAGGATTACAAGCAAATGCTGTTGCATGGCATCCAGCTGAAATTACAGATTTAGAAAAAGGAGCCTCCGTTTTTTTCAAGTCACTCCAATAA
- a CDS encoding alginate export family protein — protein MYKFLSNRVRSGRRDFTPQKNILQRKKVIFQKLLYIFLITLSSAQAHAQFSLTGQIRPRGEVRKGFANLVPNGAKTAAFISQRTRLNFGYKWERLTFGVSAQDVRVWGQDASTISQADGSRFMLHESWADLTLANKADTTIKFKLFDNLSLKIGRQELIYDDARLLGNLDWLQQGRRFDMALLKVVHQGWQVDIGYAFNQNNENFTRTNYVPANIPTNVKNNNGILVPTPANMIPLVNAAGNSTKTGNPTFTNPPNTNGGNQDYKNFTSVYVARKFGQTKISALYFHDEFGKYRLDSVNSGGGKVYGRFFDVNGTHNRNTFGAMITPVFGNASGFGKVAVQAAYYHQNGHDRDGKKLDAYHYTISANYSKGKFTLGPGFDYLSGNKTTTPTTESNRFDPLYGTPHKFWGTMDYFYAPTGSPAAGLKDYYFKTKFTANQFYVIADYHLFETAQALANSNSQKLGQEIDLGINYTLNKFTTVELGYSIMKAKDNMVIAKAQPGSPADYNKTGHFGYLMINIKPDFLYTKPSAIKQ, from the coding sequence ATGTATAAATTTTTATCAAACCGTGTAAGGTCTGGTCGCAGAGATTTTACACCCCAAAAAAACATCCTCCAAAGGAAGAAAGTAATCTTTCAAAAACTACTTTACATCTTCCTTATAACATTATCATCGGCGCAAGCGCATGCTCAATTTTCTTTAACTGGCCAAATAAGACCTCGTGGCGAAGTAAGAAAAGGCTTTGCAAATTTGGTCCCTAATGGCGCAAAAACAGCTGCATTTATTTCGCAAAGAACAAGATTAAATTTTGGTTATAAGTGGGAAAGACTAACTTTTGGCGTAAGTGCACAAGATGTAAGAGTATGGGGGCAAGACGCCTCTACCATATCTCAGGCAGACGGCAGTCGTTTTATGCTTCATGAAAGCTGGGCTGATTTAACTTTAGCAAATAAGGCCGATACGACCATTAAGTTTAAGCTATTTGACAACCTTTCTTTAAAAATTGGCCGCCAAGAATTAATTTATGATGATGCCCGTTTATTAGGCAATTTAGATTGGCTTCAACAAGGGCGTAGGTTTGACATGGCCTTGCTAAAAGTAGTGCACCAAGGCTGGCAGGTAGATATTGGTTATGCTTTTAACCAAAACAATGAAAACTTTACCAGAACCAATTATGTGCCTGCTAATATCCCTACCAATGTAAAAAACAATAATGGTATTTTGGTGCCTACACCTGCCAATATGATACCTTTAGTAAATGCCGCAGGCAACAGTACTAAAACAGGTAACCCTACATTTACAAACCCACCTAATACCAATGGCGGAAACCAAGACTATAAAAACTTTACTAGTGTTTATGTAGCCAGAAAATTTGGCCAGACTAAAATATCAGCACTTTATTTCCATGATGAGTTTGGAAAATACCGACTAGATAGTGTAAATAGTGGCGGAGGAAAAGTTTACGGAAGATTTTTTGATGTTAACGGAACCCATAACAGAAACACCTTTGGTGCTATGATTACACCTGTTTTTGGTAATGCTTCAGGTTTCGGCAAAGTAGCTGTACAAGCGGCTTATTATCACCAAAACGGGCATGATAGAGATGGCAAAAAGCTAGACGCTTACCATTATACCATTAGCGCTAATTACAGTAAAGGCAAATTTACTTTAGGTCCTGGTTTTGACTATTTATCGGGCAATAAAACAACGACTCCTACAACTGAAAGCAATAGGTTTGACCCACTATATGGCACCCCGCATAAGTTTTGGGGCACTATGGATTATTTTTATGCCCCAACAGGCTCGCCTGCTGCTGGTTTAAAAGATTATTACTTTAAAACCAAATTTACAGCCAATCAATTTTATGTTATAGCAGACTATCATTTGTTTGAAACTGCCCAAGCTTTAGCCAATAGCAACTCTCAAAAACTTGGACAAGAAATAGATCTAGGCATCAATTATACCCTCAACAAATTTACCACGGTAGAACTAGGCTACTCTATCATGAAAGCCAAAGACAATATGGTTATCGCAAAAGCTCAACCTGGTTCTCCGGCAGATTATAATAAAACAGGGCATTTTGGCTATTTGATGATTAATATCAAACCAGATTTCTTGTACACCAAACCATCAGCTATTAAACAATAA
- the nirD gene encoding nitrite reductase small subunit NirD, whose translation MSEILELNHQIETTAVSENLFFACYTDDVPQNGGACVKYKDTQIAIFNFTRRGEWYATQNLCPHKQQMALSRGMIGSTGHDCEPKVACPFHKKTFSLKSGDCLSGDDYSIKIYPVLIEEGKVYIRID comes from the coding sequence ATGAGCGAGATATTAGAATTAAATCATCAAATAGAAACCACAGCAGTTTCTGAAAATTTATTTTTTGCTTGTTATACAGATGATGTTCCACAAAATGGCGGAGCTTGTGTAAAATATAAAGACACGCAAATAGCTATCTTCAATTTTACCCGCCGAGGAGAGTGGTATGCCACACAAAACCTTTGTCCGCATAAGCAGCAAATGGCATTATCTAGAGGGATGATAGGCAGCACCGGACATGATTGTGAACCTAAGGTTGCTTGCCCTTTCCATAAAAAAACTTTCTCTTTAAAAAGTGGCGATTGCCTTAGCGGCGATGACTATTCTATTAAAATTTATCCCGTTTTAATTGAAGAAGGTAAAGTTTATATCCGTATAGATTAA
- a CDS encoding Crp/Fnr family transcriptional regulator, with protein MFKRVASGYSCTQENISSKKGEKIIEEGERVTGIYFVFDGIVKVHKKWGDKELIVRFANKGAIIGHRGLGSKSLVYPISATALEASTVCFIGLEFFNATLKVNNEFTYQLMLFFADELQESERKMRNLAHMSVKGRVAQALFNLEEQFGSAPNGGLNISLTRQDLASYAGATYETVFRTINELVEHKILRLEGKDIMIHDRPKLAALTNTII; from the coding sequence GTGTTTAAAAGAGTGGCATCCGGCTATTCATGCACACAGGAAAACATTTCAAGTAAAAAGGGTGAAAAAATCATTGAAGAAGGAGAACGTGTAACAGGTATTTATTTTGTTTTTGATGGAATTGTTAAAGTACATAAAAAATGGGGCGATAAGGAGTTAATTGTAAGGTTCGCTAATAAAGGAGCTATCATAGGGCATAGAGGTTTAGGTAGTAAAAGTTTAGTTTATCCCATATCGGCAACAGCTTTAGAGGCTTCAACAGTATGTTTTATTGGATTAGAGTTTTTCAACGCTACCTTAAAAGTAAATAACGAGTTTACTTACCAATTGATGTTGTTTTTTGCTGATGAACTGCAAGAATCTGAACGTAAAATGAGAAATCTGGCACACATGTCTGTAAAAGGTAGGGTAGCACAAGCCTTATTTAATTTAGAAGAGCAATTTGGAAGTGCGCCAAACGGAGGCTTAAATATTAGTTTAACCAGACAAGATTTAGCTTCTTACGCTGGGGCTACTTATGAAACTGTTTTTAGAACTATAAATGAACTGGTAGAGCATAAAATATTACGTTTAGAGGGAAAGGATATCATGATTCATGATAGACCTAAACTAGCGGCTTTAACTAATACTATTATTTAA
- the ntrB gene encoding nitrate ABC transporter permease encodes MKNTFVKNTISQIASFAASMLLLCLIWQGITILTESEIPGPIATWQVAKEMFAEPFYDYGPNDKGIGLQLTASLWRVFLGFGIGSLIAIPLGILMGSSRFMMRLFDPIVQILRPVSPLAWFPLGLLAFKAAAGATIFIITITSLWPTLINTSFGVAHIPQDHKNVSKAFGFSKFKYLTKILIPYTLPHMITGLRLSIGIAWMVIVAGEMLSGGSGIGFFVWDSWNGLSLEKILVAILIIGSVGLLLDKFFNTLKLAFAWENK; translated from the coding sequence ATGAAAAATACATTCGTTAAAAACACCATCAGCCAGATTGCCTCATTTGCTGCAAGCATGCTCTTATTATGTTTGATATGGCAAGGCATAACCATCCTTACTGAAAGTGAAATACCCGGTCCTATTGCTACTTGGCAGGTTGCCAAAGAAATGTTTGCCGAACCCTTTTATGATTACGGCCCAAATGATAAAGGTATTGGACTGCAACTTACCGCTTCTTTATGGCGAGTGTTTTTAGGTTTCGGTATTGGAAGTTTAATTGCTATTCCTTTAGGGATATTAATGGGTTCATCCAGATTTATGATGCGCCTTTTTGATCCTATTGTGCAAATACTTCGTCCGGTTTCACCTTTAGCATGGTTCCCTTTGGGCTTATTAGCTTTTAAGGCTGCTGCCGGAGCTACCATATTTATCATTACCATTACCTCCTTATGGCCAACTTTAATCAATACCTCTTTTGGTGTAGCCCACATACCGCAAGACCATAAAAATGTAAGCAAAGCTTTTGGATTTTCTAAGTTTAAATACCTTACTAAAATTTTAATCCCTTATACCCTACCCCACATGATAACAGGGCTAAGACTATCTATTGGGATAGCTTGGATGGTGATTGTTGCCGGCGAAATGCTTTCTGGAGGCTCTGGTATTGGCTTTTTTGTGTGGGATAGCTGGAACGGCCTATCCTTAGAGAAAATCTTAGTTGCCATACTCATTATCGGTAGCGTAGGCTTATTACTAGATAAATTCTTTAACACTTTAAAATTGGCTTTTGCCTGGGAAAATAAATAA
- a CDS encoding ABC transporter ATP-binding protein, with amino-acid sequence MKNLTQEELDLLQAEEAETKEEIAKLLAPPAIKIKNVTVSFKSKKGLYTALEDISLDIKKGEIISLIGHSGCGKSTLMNTISGMVSPTSGEVIANEQLVKGPGPDRGIVFQNYSLLPWLTVFQNIYEAVDSSFKNISKEEKKAIVEKNLKMVNLWEHQHKLPGHLSGGMKQRVAIARAFAINPKILLLDEPFGALDALTKSAMHIELLKLWNLDNRDKTIVMVTHDIEEAIFLSDRVVVLNNGPASTIKEIVDIPLERPRNKKEIVHHPKYKEIHDRLLSLLIDKFSISDY; translated from the coding sequence ATGAAAAATTTAACTCAAGAAGAACTAGATCTTTTACAAGCTGAAGAGGCCGAAACCAAAGAAGAAATAGCTAAATTATTAGCACCACCAGCTATCAAAATTAAAAATGTAACCGTTTCTTTTAAAAGCAAAAAAGGTTTATATACTGCTTTAGAAGATATCAGCTTAGATATTAAAAAAGGAGAAATCATTTCTTTAATTGGGCATTCTGGTTGCGGAAAATCAACTTTAATGAACACCATTTCTGGGATGGTAAGCCCAACAAGTGGAGAGGTAATTGCCAATGAACAATTGGTAAAAGGTCCCGGACCAGACAGAGGGATTGTTTTCCAAAATTACTCGCTTTTACCGTGGCTTACGGTGTTTCAAAACATCTATGAAGCGGTAGATTCTTCTTTTAAAAACATCTCTAAAGAAGAGAAAAAAGCTATTGTTGAAAAGAACTTAAAAATGGTAAACCTTTGGGAGCACCAACATAAATTACCTGGTCATTTATCCGGTGGGATGAAACAGCGTGTTGCTATAGCCAGAGCTTTTGCTATAAACCCTAAAATTTTATTGCTTGATGAACCTTTTGGTGCTTTGGATGCCTTAACCAAAAGCGCTATGCATATAGAACTTCTAAAACTTTGGAATTTAGACAATAGAGATAAAACTATTGTAATGGTTACCCATGATATTGAAGAAGCCATATTTTTATCAGACAGAGTTGTGGTTTTAAACAATGGCCCAGCATCAACCATCAAAGAAATTGTGGACATACCCTTAGAAAGACCAAGAAATAAGAAAGAAATCGTTCATCATCCAAAATATAAAGAAATACATGATAGACTATTGAGTTTATTGATAGATAAATTCTCTATTTCTGATTATTAA
- the moaCB gene encoding bifunctional molybdenum cofactor biosynthesis protein MoaC/MoaB has translation MRDISSKQITLRSATAVGAIFCSEATIALIKDEQLPKGNLFDVAKAAGFIGAKLTPQLLPHCHPVAIDGMDLKFEFLNPELHQHWFNQSLSGKSGIIIYGEAKSIGRTGIEMETLTAVSVAALEIYDMLKPVDKALEISGIKLLDKKGGKSDKKKFFATSPTCAILVCSDSTAAGKREDKSGLLIKEMLSKVNANITDYQIVADDKAEIQETILAWVKQDIQFIFTTGGTGLGPRDNTVEAVKEILERDADGITEAMRSFGQQRTPLAMMSRGVAGSISHSLIITLPGSTDGARESLEAILPAVFHARKMMKGGGH, from the coding sequence ATGAGAGATATCAGCAGCAAACAAATAACCTTAAGAAGTGCAACCGCAGTTGGAGCTATTTTTTGTTCCGAAGCCACTATTGCTCTTATTAAAGACGAACAACTTCCGAAAGGAAACCTATTTGATGTTGCTAAAGCAGCTGGGTTTATTGGCGCCAAACTTACACCACAATTGTTACCACATTGCCACCCCGTTGCTATTGATGGCATGGATTTAAAATTTGAATTTTTAAACCCAGAACTTCATCAACATTGGTTTAACCAGTCTTTATCGGGCAAAAGTGGCATCATCATTTATGGCGAAGCAAAATCTATTGGCAGAACAGGTATAGAAATGGAAACCTTAACAGCCGTTTCTGTGGCAGCATTAGAAATTTACGATATGCTAAAGCCTGTTGATAAAGCATTGGAAATATCAGGAATTAAACTACTAGATAAAAAAGGCGGAAAAAGCGATAAGAAAAAGTTCTTCGCTACCTCTCCTACTTGTGCTATTTTAGTATGCTCAGACAGTACAGCAGCAGGTAAAAGAGAAGATAAAAGCGGCCTACTTATCAAAGAAATGCTTAGCAAGGTAAACGCCAATATAACAGATTATCAAATAGTTGCTGATGATAAAGCTGAAATTCAAGAAACTATTTTAGCCTGGGTAAAACAAGACATCCAATTTATATTTACCACTGGCGGAACAGGCTTAGGCCCACGCGACAATACCGTTGAAGCTGTTAAAGAAATTTTAGAAAGAGATGCCGATGGTATAACCGAAGCCATGCGTAGTTTTGGTCAGCAACGCACTCCACTAGCTATGATGAGTAGAGGCGTAGCGGGTTCTATCTCTCATAGCTTAATTATAACTTTACCCGGCAGTACAGATGGCGCTAGAGAATCTCTGGAGGCTATATTACCAGCAGTTTTCCATGCCAGAAAAATGATGAAAGGCGGAGGTCATTAA
- a CDS encoding CmpA/NrtA family ABC transporter substrate-binding protein produces the protein MKRIINNLLGVFFALILVLNSLTVSAKKIKLGFIPLTDCAPLVAAKELGLFAKYGLDVELSKEASWANIRDKILNGELDGAHCLFSMPFSVYTGIGGKAGSEMKIAMVLNNNGQAITLSKDFCNLLGYKEIAKVGAAIKKIQARKEVTFAMTFPGGTHDIWLRNWLAAAGVNQKSVGIITIPPPQMVANMKVDNMEGFSVGEPWNGVAASQGIGFTHIASQDIWKDHPEKALVVNAAFANTNKQELKQMMKAIIEACKWLDVLSNRKKAATWLTKPYYVNAPLAVIEARLMGSSDLGCDLGVQRYKGDFMTFYKGGLVNTPRKSHGMWFMAQYVRFGMLKAEPNYKAVAEKLVLDDLFAEVAKEMKVPIQPDMVPFKTTYDVSFDPANIGAYLKTTKK, from the coding sequence ATGAAACGTATTATAAACAACCTTTTAGGAGTATTTTTTGCCCTCATATTAGTACTTAACTCTTTAACAGTTAGCGCAAAAAAAATAAAACTAGGCTTTATCCCTTTAACAGATTGCGCTCCATTAGTAGCCGCAAAAGAACTTGGTCTTTTTGCTAAATATGGTCTTGATGTGGAACTATCTAAAGAAGCATCTTGGGCAAATATCAGAGATAAAATCCTTAACGGGGAGCTAGACGGCGCACATTGCTTGTTTTCTATGCCTTTTTCTGTTTACACAGGTATTGGAGGCAAAGCAGGTTCAGAAATGAAAATTGCTATGGTGCTTAACAATAACGGACAAGCCATAACCCTATCTAAAGATTTTTGTAACCTATTGGGATATAAAGAAATAGCTAAAGTTGGTGCTGCCATTAAGAAAATACAAGCTAGAAAAGAAGTAACATTTGCCATGACTTTCCCCGGCGGAACCCACGACATATGGCTACGTAACTGGCTTGCAGCTGCTGGTGTTAATCAAAAATCGGTTGGTATTATTACTATTCCACCGCCACAAATGGTTGCCAACATGAAGGTTGATAATATGGAAGGTTTCTCTGTAGGCGAACCTTGGAATGGCGTTGCAGCATCACAAGGTATTGGTTTTACACACATCGCTTCACAAGATATTTGGAAAGACCACCCAGAGAAAGCTTTAGTAGTAAATGCTGCTTTTGCCAACACCAACAAACAAGAGCTTAAACAAATGATGAAAGCCATTATAGAGGCTTGCAAGTGGCTTGATGTATTGAGCAATAGAAAAAAAGCGGCTACTTGGCTAACCAAACCTTATTATGTTAATGCCCCATTGGCTGTAATAGAAGCCAGATTAATGGGTTCTAGCGATTTGGGTTGCGATTTAGGTGTTCAAAGATATAAAGGCGACTTTATGACTTTTTACAAAGGAGGTTTGGTAAACACTCCTAGAAAATCACATGGGATGTGGTTTATGGCACAATATGTAAGATTTGGAATGCTAAAAGCAGAACCTAATTACAAAGCCGTTGCAGAAAAATTAGTGCTTGATGATTTATTTGCTGAAGTAGCTAAAGAAATGAAAGTGCCTATCCAGCCAGATATGGTTCCTTTTAAAACTACTTACGATGTAAGTTTTGACCCTGCAAACATTGGCGCTTATCTAAAAACTACCAAAAAATAA